A genomic segment from Cyanobacteriota bacterium encodes:
- a CDS encoding shikimate dehydrogenase, with translation MPLGNKTQLFFSASSQPGNFGASVYNYLFKQLDIDAVYLPRKVLDAAKLIEAIRTLDISGCSISMPLKGQVIPYLDELEELSQATQSVNTITNKDGKLTGYNTDCYGAFQVIDNIFKPKSALVYGSGSVTASVITALHKFGCSEIFITARNQTNAQAIADKYKITALNHNEAKSHKFELLINTSPASKDPSNTVLFELLDQVESLFDLPVSTTDTALIAEARKRGMKLSPGFEMSKYQLQKQFSIYTGIWPDIEKIDEAMRLNGFV, from the coding sequence ATGCCTCTGGGAAATAAAACTCAATTATTTTTCTCCGCTTCTTCTCAACCTGGCAATTTTGGAGCTAGTGTTTATAACTACCTATTCAAGCAGCTCGATATCGATGCTGTCTACTTACCTCGCAAAGTATTAGACGCAGCCAAGTTAATTGAAGCGATACGTACTCTAGACATCAGCGGTTGTAGCATTTCGATGCCACTTAAAGGGCAAGTCATTCCTTACCTCGATGAGCTAGAAGAACTCTCTCAAGCGACTCAGTCAGTAAACACGATTACAAATAAAGATGGCAAACTCACTGGCTATAACACTGATTGTTATGGAGCCTTTCAAGTCATTGACAATATTTTCAAACCGAAGTCAGCTTTAGTTTACGGCTCAGGCAGCGTAACAGCATCTGTAATCACAGCCTTGCACAAGTTTGGCTGCAGCGAGATTTTTATCACAGCCAGAAATCAAACCAATGCTCAAGCGATAGCTGATAAATACAAAATCACGGCACTAAATCATAACGAGGCAAAGTCTCATAAATTTGAGCTTTTAATCAATACAAGTCCGGCCAGTAAAGACCCAAGCAACACTGTGCTCTTTGAACTACTAGATCAAGTTGAGTCTTTATTTGACTTACCAGTCTCTACTACAGACACTGCCTTAATCGCTGAAGCTCGTAAACGCGGCATGAAACTATCACCAGGTTTTGAAATGTCTAAATATCAATTACAAAAACAATTTTCTATTTATACTGGGATTTGGCCTGATATTGAAAAGATCGATGAAGCGATGAGATTGAATGGGTTTGTGTAG